Proteins from a genomic interval of Staphylococcus debuckii:
- a CDS encoding alpha-ketoacid dehydrogenase subunit beta produces the protein MSEKRELTFMGAINEAIDTAMKKDDNVILIGTDVAGGADVEHLKDDDSFGGVFGVTKGLVKKYGRDRVIDTPIAEHITLSSAVGAAATGLRPIAELMFNDFIGFGLDPILNQGAKMRYMFGGKAKIPMVVRTIHGAGAGAAAQHSQTLYNIFASIPGVKVVVPSNPYDAKGLLLAAIEDDNLVVFSEDKTLLSMKGEVPEEDYTVEIGKARVAQEGDDLTIVAIGKMVQVALDTADKLAEDNVSAEVIDLRSISPWDEETVLDSVKKTGRLIVIDESNPQCNIAGDVASTIGDVGFDYLDGPIKKVTAPDTPVPFAQNLEQAYIPSVDKVLDVANELIEDLKKVKS, from the coding sequence ATGAGTGAAAAACGTGAGTTAACATTTATGGGCGCAATAAACGAAGCCATTGATACTGCAATGAAGAAAGACGATAATGTTATTTTAATCGGAACAGACGTCGCTGGTGGTGCAGATGTAGAACATTTGAAAGATGATGATTCTTTCGGCGGTGTATTCGGTGTTACGAAAGGATTAGTTAAAAAGTATGGACGTGATCGTGTGATTGACACACCTATTGCCGAACATATTACCTTGAGTTCAGCAGTCGGAGCAGCTGCCACTGGTTTACGCCCTATTGCTGAATTAATGTTCAATGATTTTATCGGATTTGGTCTGGACCCTATACTCAATCAAGGCGCAAAAATGCGTTATATGTTTGGCGGTAAAGCTAAAATTCCAATGGTAGTCAGAACCATTCACGGTGCAGGCGCAGGGGCTGCAGCTCAACACTCTCAAACGCTTTATAATATTTTTGCATCGATTCCAGGTGTAAAGGTTGTAGTACCTTCAAATCCATATGATGCGAAAGGTTTACTATTAGCTGCTATTGAAGATGATAACTTAGTTGTATTCTCTGAAGATAAAACTTTATTGAGTATGAAAGGTGAAGTGCCTGAAGAAGATTATACAGTTGAAATTGGAAAAGCACGAGTTGCTCAAGAGGGTGACGATTTAACAATTGTTGCTATAGGTAAGATGGTTCAAGTTGCTTTGGATACTGCTGATAAATTAGCGGAGGACAACGTATCAGCCGAAGTCATCGATTTACGCTCTATCTCACCATGGGATGAGGAAACAGTCTTAGATTCAGTGAAGAAGACGGGTCGCTTAATTGTTATTGATGAGTCTAACCCACAGTGTAATATTGCAGGAGATGTCGCTTCTACAATCGGAGATGTTGGTTTTGATTATTTAGATGGTCCAATCAAAAAAGTAACAGCACCTGACACTCCTGTTCCATTTGCACAAAACCTAGAACAAGCTTACATTCCAAGTGTAGATAAAGTATTAGATGTCGCTAACGAACTCATTGAAGATTTGAAAAAGGTTAAATCTTAA
- the lpdA gene encoding dihydrolipoyl dehydrogenase — MEQYDLVVIGAGPGGYVSAIRAAQLGLNTAIVEKQYMGGTCLNVGCIPSKLLLEYGKKVQDIKLADSWGIKTNHLNIDFSKLNQRTKSVINNLTSGVTHLLKQNKVKIFNGEAQVNDDLTIQIEDQTIKAKDILLATGSTPFIPPINGLDKVNYHTTNTIFKLEKLPQSLVVIGGGVIATEIASSMADLGVNVTLLEVAKDILLTETKEIRSILKEHLEEQGINIVTNCEIKQVNQNKIIFADETTIDFDTLLVATGRKPNLQASENLKLENEKDTPFIKVNSNYQTSKAHVYAVGDLINTYQLAHAASAEGINAVEAITGLNPKSIDINMIPRCIYTRVEAASVGLTASQAKEQGYKVKTAESYFQSNAKAMIEEETDGFIQIVADAEYGEILGGFIVGPHATDLIGELLGVKVAEGTVEELSEVIQPHPSLLEVLGEAADDWFKKAIHK; from the coding sequence TTGGAACAATATGATTTAGTAGTCATTGGAGCTGGACCAGGTGGTTATGTTTCCGCTATACGTGCTGCCCAATTAGGTTTAAATACAGCCATTGTCGAAAAGCAATACATGGGAGGTACTTGCTTAAATGTTGGTTGTATACCATCTAAATTACTACTTGAATATGGCAAGAAAGTCCAAGATATTAAACTTGCTGATAGTTGGGGGATTAAGACGAATCATTTAAATATTGATTTCTCGAAACTCAATCAAAGGACAAAGTCAGTTATCAATAATTTAACAAGCGGTGTCACTCACCTTCTCAAGCAAAATAAAGTGAAAATATTTAATGGTGAAGCCCAGGTAAATGATGACTTAACGATTCAGATTGAAGACCAAACAATCAAAGCTAAAGATATCCTTCTTGCTACAGGCAGTACACCTTTTATTCCTCCTATCAATGGTTTAGATAAAGTAAATTATCACACTACGAATACTATTTTTAAGCTTGAAAAACTTCCTCAATCACTTGTAGTTATAGGTGGTGGTGTAATTGCCACTGAAATCGCCTCTTCTATGGCTGATTTAGGAGTTAATGTAACACTTCTTGAAGTCGCAAAAGATATTCTATTGACTGAAACTAAAGAAATTCGATCAATTTTAAAAGAACACTTAGAAGAACAAGGAATCAATATAGTTACCAACTGTGAAATTAAGCAAGTTAACCAAAACAAAATTATTTTTGCAGATGAGACAACGATTGATTTTGATACATTACTCGTAGCCACAGGACGTAAACCTAACTTACAAGCTTCTGAAAATCTCAAATTAGAAAATGAAAAAGATACACCTTTTATAAAAGTAAATAGTAATTACCAAACAAGTAAAGCGCATGTATATGCAGTCGGCGATTTAATTAACACTTATCAATTAGCACATGCTGCAAGTGCTGAGGGGATCAATGCCGTTGAAGCGATCACAGGATTAAATCCAAAATCTATCGATATTAATATGATTCCACGCTGTATTTATACTCGTGTAGAAGCCGCTTCCGTTGGCTTAACAGCATCACAAGCCAAAGAACAAGGTTATAAAGTGAAAACTGCAGAATCTTATTTCCAAAGTAATGCTAAAGCAATGATTGAAGAAGAGACAGATGGTTTCATTCAAATCGTGGCGGATGCAGAATATGGTGAAATTTTAGGCGGATTTATTGTAGGTCCTCATGCTACTGACTTAATTGGTGAATTACTGGGCGTGAAGGTTGCAGAAGGTACAGTTGAAGAATTATCTGAAGTAATTCAACCTCACCCATCTCTACTTGAAGTTTTAGGTGAAGCTGCAGATGACTGGTTTAAAAAAGCCATTCACAAATAA
- a CDS encoding dihydrolipoamide acetyltransferase family protein: protein MSTNIMMPKLGMTMKEGTVEEWHVSEGDTVSKGDIVASISSEKLTQDIEAPADGTLLKIKVQAGDDTKVKTVIGVIGEEGESTDDNEEDAQEKKDDTENENQKADKDKSSSSASNKASSNDNNKDNNASNQKRIFISPLARKMAEKNDIDIQRVEGTGGNGRITKLDIQRVLENGLDKGEAKTSPTPSTLTASADIGEGLNPMRKRIAQNMRQSQDQTAQLTLHRKVNADELIVFKDKLKKELGDAGQDVKLSITALLAKAVVLALQNYKKMNVRYENGELTEYDHVNLGVATSLDDGLMVPVIENADGKSIGALAESIRTLSEKVRNNDTDGVPMSGGTFTITNMGASEIEYFTPILNVGEAGILGVGAMQSEVVMQDGNVRQVQRIPFSLTFDHQILDGADAAEFLKVLAKYIENPYLLVL from the coding sequence ATGAGTACAAATATTATGATGCCGAAACTCGGTATGACAATGAAAGAAGGCACAGTAGAAGAATGGCACGTATCTGAAGGAGACACTGTGAGTAAAGGGGACATTGTGGCTTCGATCAGTTCGGAAAAATTAACTCAAGATATAGAAGCGCCGGCAGATGGCACTCTCTTAAAAATCAAAGTACAAGCCGGTGACGATACAAAAGTAAAAACTGTTATCGGTGTGATTGGCGAAGAAGGAGAATCAACTGACGATAACGAAGAAGATGCACAAGAGAAAAAAGATGATACAGAAAATGAAAATCAAAAAGCAGATAAAGACAAATCATCAAGCTCCGCTTCAAATAAGGCATCGTCTAACGATAACAATAAAGATAATAACGCATCTAATCAAAAACGTATCTTTATCTCTCCTCTCGCACGCAAGATGGCTGAGAAAAATGATATTGATATTCAAAGAGTGGAAGGAACTGGCGGAAATGGAAGGATTACCAAATTAGATATTCAACGTGTATTAGAAAATGGATTAGATAAAGGTGAAGCGAAAACTTCTCCGACTCCTTCTACTTTAACAGCATCTGCAGATATAGGCGAAGGTTTAAATCCAATGCGCAAACGTATTGCACAGAACATGCGACAAAGTCAGGATCAGACAGCACAACTCACATTACATCGTAAAGTCAATGCGGATGAGTTGATTGTCTTCAAAGATAAACTGAAGAAAGAATTAGGCGATGCAGGCCAAGATGTAAAACTTTCTATTACTGCTTTATTAGCTAAAGCTGTAGTGCTTGCGCTCCAAAATTATAAAAAGATGAATGTTCGTTATGAAAATGGTGAATTGACTGAGTATGATCACGTCAATTTAGGTGTTGCGACTTCATTAGATGATGGTTTGATGGTGCCTGTGATTGAAAATGCGGATGGTAAGAGTATTGGTGCTTTAGCAGAAAGTATTCGTACATTATCTGAAAAAGTACGCAATAATGATACTGATGGTGTGCCAATGTCTGGCGGCACATTCACGATTACGAATATGGGTGCGAGTGAGATTGAGTACTTTACACCGATATTGAATGTAGGAGAAGCGGGCATTTTAGGTGTAGGAGCTATGCAATCAGAAGTAGTAATGCAAGATGGTAACGTAAGACAAGTACAACGTATCCCATTCAGCTTAACATTTGATCATCAGATTTTAGACGGTGCTGATGCAGCAGAGTTCTTGAAAGTACTTGCGAAGTATATAGAGAATCCATATTTGTTGGTATTGTAG
- a CDS encoding thiamine pyrophosphate-dependent dehydrogenase E1 component subunit alpha, with the protein MDKEQARWIYKTMNEIRDFEEKAHEMFSNGEIPGFVHLYVGEEAVATGVMSLLEDDDYITSTHRGHGHAIAKGCDLNGMMAEIMGKRDGLGHGKGGSMHVAEIDKGMLGANGIVSGGFGLATGAGISLRNQGKDNVAVCFFGDGAANEGNFHEGLNFASILNLPVIFVCENNQFGEGTTHKYASASETVAERASAYNMPGVYVDGMNVVEVRDAAKKAIERAKNGEGPTLIECDTYRKYGHFEGDEQKVKTKEDRNADRNPTEEFRKYAIENDLLTEEEADEIEKAAQKAIDDAVEYGESSEQPDLDSLYKDVFA; encoded by the coding sequence ATGGATAAAGAACAAGCACGCTGGATTTATAAAACGATGAATGAAATTCGTGATTTTGAAGAAAAAGCACATGAGATGTTCAGCAATGGAGAAATTCCAGGATTTGTACATCTATATGTTGGTGAGGAAGCCGTAGCTACAGGTGTAATGTCACTGTTAGAAGATGATGATTATATTACAAGTACGCATCGTGGTCATGGACATGCAATTGCTAAAGGTTGTGACTTAAATGGAATGATGGCTGAGATTATGGGCAAACGCGATGGTCTAGGACATGGTAAAGGCGGATCGATGCATGTAGCTGAAATTGATAAAGGTATGTTAGGCGCTAACGGTATTGTAAGTGGCGGTTTCGGATTAGCTACCGGTGCAGGAATCTCTTTACGTAATCAAGGTAAAGATAATGTGGCAGTCTGCTTTTTCGGTGATGGTGCTGCCAATGAAGGCAACTTCCATGAAGGTTTGAACTTCGCTTCAATTCTCAACTTACCTGTTATTTTCGTTTGTGAAAATAACCAATTTGGTGAAGGAACGACTCATAAATATGCGAGTGCTTCTGAAACAGTTGCCGAACGTGCGTCAGCTTATAATATGCCTGGCGTTTATGTAGATGGTATGAATGTAGTTGAAGTAAGAGATGCTGCTAAAAAAGCTATCGAACGTGCGAAAAACGGAGAAGGTCCAACTCTTATCGAATGTGATACTTACCGTAAGTATGGGCACTTTGAAGGCGACGAGCAAAAGGTAAAAACAAAAGAAGACCGTAATGCTGATCGTAATCCAACCGAAGAATTCCGTAAATACGCGATTGAAAATGATTTATTAACGGAAGAAGAAGCGGATGAAATTGAAAAAGCTGCACAAAAAGCTATTGATGATGCTGTTGAATACGGAGAAAGCAGTGAACAACCGGATTTAGATTCATTATACAAAGATGTATTTGCATAA
- a CDS encoding DEAD/DEAH box helicase: MNDNDQLILEGNSQEIKKLLRYSSFKMKIKMYVENILEDLIEFKKDIYYRDINKVIETLEKFQSKKGIELQVEPTVYEYIENENTYIELKYSIGNDIKNQDPRMIEKYLEFCEIVNNSMKRELRHKQMIDAFYLSMMEKAGNFSVPGSGKTSTVYGLYSYLNKTKDVDTILMIGPLNSFNSWIEEYKACFGGEQKLNYLNLKDYNTSTEKKMILTYESGNKELILVNYEILDNLEDEIKGIINKNVLVVFDEVHRIKSTTGKRAGAALRITENAKYMVALTGTPIPNGYIDIYNLLNLLYPNDYKKFFGFTETLLKNPDTNEMKMINDKIQPFFTRTTKEELNVPKQNKDIIIDVYADENEQELFKILLSKYKNSALALFAKISQMESVPKMLLEELDLNDFSKILDIAVSHEDFVDYKDFSEDVNYLVEKIKMTSKMRAALELVDRLTRENKTVILWCIFVKTMDKFKKLLSNMGIKAEIIAGRVEPYERKRIIDKFKNKEIDVLITNPHTLAESVSLHQTCHDAIYFEYSYNLVHLLQSKDRIHRLGLKENDYTQYYYLQQFYPMQQGDYSLGERVYNRLSDKEQLMLDAIDNHELEILPTEDEDLKFFFENVI, from the coding sequence ATGAATGATAATGATCAATTAATACTCGAAGGAAACAGCCAAGAAATTAAAAAATTATTACGTTATAGTTCATTTAAAATGAAGATCAAAATGTATGTTGAAAATATTTTAGAAGATCTAATTGAGTTTAAAAAAGATATATATTATAGAGACATTAATAAAGTAATAGAAACTTTGGAAAAATTTCAAAGTAAGAAAGGTATCGAATTACAAGTAGAACCAACCGTTTATGAGTATATCGAAAATGAAAATACTTATATAGAATTAAAGTATAGCATAGGAAATGATATAAAAAATCAAGATCCTAGGATGATAGAAAAATATCTTGAATTTTGTGAAATAGTCAATAATAGTATGAAACGAGAATTAAGACATAAACAAATGATAGATGCATTTTATTTATCAATGATGGAGAAAGCAGGGAATTTCTCTGTTCCAGGTTCAGGTAAGACATCAACAGTTTATGGTTTATATAGCTATTTAAATAAAACTAAGGATGTAGATACTATATTAATGATAGGCCCGTTAAACTCATTTAATTCATGGATTGAGGAGTATAAGGCTTGCTTTGGTGGTGAACAAAAGCTTAATTATCTTAATTTAAAAGATTATAACACTTCTACAGAGAAGAAAATGATTTTAACTTATGAATCCGGAAATAAAGAACTAATACTTGTTAATTATGAGATTTTGGATAACCTTGAAGATGAAATAAAAGGAATTATAAATAAGAATGTGTTAGTTGTTTTTGATGAAGTCCATAGGATAAAAAGTACTACAGGTAAAAGAGCGGGTGCTGCTCTACGTATTACTGAAAATGCAAAATATATGGTTGCTCTTACAGGTACTCCTATTCCTAATGGATACATCGATATATATAATTTGCTGAACTTGCTATATCCCAACGACTATAAAAAGTTTTTTGGCTTTACAGAAACACTTCTAAAAAATCCTGACACAAACGAAATGAAAATGATTAATGACAAAATCCAACCCTTTTTCACACGAACAACAAAAGAAGAATTAAATGTTCCTAAGCAAAACAAAGATATTATAATAGATGTTTATGCTGATGAAAATGAACAAGAGTTATTTAAAATATTACTTTCTAAGTACAAAAATAGTGCGCTTGCTTTATTCGCTAAAATTTCTCAAATGGAAAGTGTTCCGAAAATGTTATTAGAAGAATTAGATCTTAATGATTTTAGTAAAATATTAGATATTGCAGTAAGTCACGAAGATTTTGTAGACTATAAAGATTTCTCTGAAGATGTTAATTACTTAGTTGAAAAGATAAAAATGACGTCTAAAATGAGAGCGGCACTTGAACTAGTAGATAGGTTAACAAGAGAGAATAAAACTGTAATTCTTTGGTGCATATTTGTCAAAACTATGGATAAGTTTAAAAAACTACTTAGCAATATGGGGATCAAAGCAGAAATAATCGCTGGCAGAGTTGAACCATATGAAAGAAAAAGAATTATTGATAAATTTAAAAATAAAGAAATTGATGTGTTAATTACTAACCCTCACACTTTGGCAGAATCCGTTTCTTTACATCAAACTTGTCATGATGCTATATATTTTGAGTATAGCTATAATTTAGTCCATTTATTGCAGTCAAAGGATCGTATTCACAGACTTGGCTTAAAAGAAAATGATTATACTCAGTATTATTATTTGCAACAATTTTATCCTATGCAGCAAGGTGATTACTCTTTAGGAGAAAGAGTTTATAATAGATTGTCTGATAAGGAACAATTAATGTTAGATGCAATTGACAATCACGAATTAGAAATACTTCCAACAGAAGACGAAGATTTAAAATTTTTCTTTGAAAATGTTATTTAA
- a CDS encoding DNA-directed RNA polymerase subunit alpha C-terminal domain-containing protein: MLGDMLIEESDLSTRSKNQLTKNGIVSFKQLQKLNDDELSKIRNLGQKSLDEIRELRDSFLERKLVEVEIPKNSCIEDIYDLPIDSVIKERNILENLKRNNIKRISTLVELIPEDIKKYRDLEEEEKDDLWDIIILLKRQLKINYVDISLKLVLKSNKSFKDIIDEYLPHTKAQINYKFLYKNKISSSIKIGQLNELFSKKERNFIEKMKINNVDNFLKENNKHLMIQQGISNSTINRIIEWFAKHLIIYSKKRVYICDIATMYLIEKKLGYLLQLKDELTQKILKNINDNVIKLISLNDYSLRFSLDLLKDNEEFEKGVLSRVINNNDSSEIIYTYLKKNGGVINQYQIEDEFNKFKNVDVTAAIDKLINKNLAELKEKKLYYKNPSVFSYVKEKFNDQVFQAFKKRMEGYTLEEIGQELGVTREGIRQINKKVIDRLPEKEFLEDKNMYWFTNYIMDKNTYNKIFSDNNYTYLSLRYENGDRDWSEILKDEKASDEIRKKVQSLVYKNLLVLGDKTIPKNKGEVLKYVISEFIKTPTHVKDILDFYNLFLEEQSLNEEKFICDIRYLENRLTDLDFAVSRGKKIFRAYLFETYDWEEFYKELRLGEWQNTELSAKILFESHEDLMKKYNILHENELHNIIKRTHEKYLDIDITVTRMPGLNIGNADREIQVKEFMLEISPISVEDFVKCYRERYGVKESTIKANYLVFIDKYIYEDYIDVTFDNLKREDIEAVKQAINSQDFLFYKDFLHDLNRNISSENIGLILKYLKYKKYITYLLGPKYPTIRSYFDKQYYEDRDIIDFNELDKRIWELSSFNSWLYDKIINLDMIEFQDKKFISIKKLKDIGIKKSELLNYRNEAIKKMSDGHVWSLTSLINIIDDSTIDSLGFEPIFYRSLIRDGKRVRTNNVGKNYLLQLDENPTLLTIIEEEILKRKSIDIYELTQLLNEKFDLSLTKGHYTSAIYNSGLYYDQIMEKIYLDINYYYEEFEI; the protein is encoded by the coding sequence ATGTTAGGTGATATGTTAATTGAAGAAAGTGATTTATCAACGCGTTCAAAAAATCAATTGACTAAAAATGGAATCGTAAGTTTCAAACAATTGCAAAAGTTAAATGATGACGAACTTTCAAAAATTAGAAATTTAGGACAAAAATCTTTAGATGAAATAAGAGAATTAAGAGACTCATTTCTCGAAAGAAAACTGGTTGAAGTTGAAATTCCTAAAAATTCATGTATAGAAGATATCTATGATTTGCCTATAGATTCAGTTATCAAAGAACGAAACATCTTAGAAAATTTAAAAAGAAATAATATTAAAAGAATAAGTACCTTAGTTGAATTGATACCTGAAGATATTAAAAAATATAGAGACTTAGAGGAAGAAGAAAAGGATGATTTATGGGATATTATAATCTTGTTAAAAAGACAATTAAAAATTAATTATGTAGATATTTCTTTGAAATTAGTCTTAAAGTCGAACAAGTCGTTTAAAGATATAATTGATGAATATTTACCACATACTAAAGCTCAAATTAATTATAAATTTCTTTATAAAAATAAGATTAGTAGTTCTATAAAAATAGGTCAGCTAAACGAGCTGTTTTCAAAGAAAGAACGAAATTTTATTGAAAAAATGAAAATTAATAATGTGGATAATTTTCTTAAAGAAAATAATAAGCATCTAATGATACAACAAGGTATTTCTAATAGTACTATCAATAGAATTATTGAATGGTTCGCCAAACATTTAATAATCTATTCTAAAAAAAGAGTATACATTTGTGATATCGCAACAATGTACTTAATAGAAAAGAAATTAGGCTATTTATTACAATTAAAAGATGAATTGACACAAAAAATTTTAAAAAATATAAATGATAATGTAATAAAATTGATATCGCTCAATGACTATTCTTTGAGATTTAGTCTAGATTTACTAAAAGATAATGAAGAATTTGAAAAAGGAGTTTTGAGTAGAGTAATAAATAATAATGATTCTTCTGAAATTATATATACCTATTTAAAGAAAAATGGCGGTGTGATAAATCAATATCAAATTGAAGATGAATTTAATAAGTTCAAAAATGTTGACGTCACAGCTGCCATAGATAAATTGATTAATAAAAATTTAGCTGAATTAAAAGAGAAGAAATTATATTATAAAAATCCTTCAGTTTTTTCTTATGTTAAAGAAAAATTTAATGATCAAGTTTTTCAAGCATTTAAAAAAAGAATGGAAGGCTATACTTTAGAAGAAATAGGACAAGAATTAGGTGTTACAAGAGAAGGAATTAGACAGATAAACAAAAAGGTTATAGACAGATTGCCAGAAAAAGAATTTCTTGAAGATAAAAACATGTATTGGTTTACAAATTATATTATGGATAAAAATACCTATAATAAAATATTTTCTGACAATAATTACACTTATCTTTCATTGAGATATGAAAATGGAGATAGAGATTGGTCTGAAATATTGAAGGACGAAAAAGCTTCGGACGAAATAAGAAAAAAAGTGCAAAGCTTAGTTTATAAAAATTTACTTGTCCTTGGGGATAAAACAATTCCTAAAAATAAGGGGGAAGTACTGAAGTATGTTATTAGTGAGTTTATTAAAACTCCTACTCATGTTAAAGATATATTAGATTTTTATAATTTATTTTTAGAAGAACAAAGTTTAAATGAAGAAAAATTTATTTGTGATATAAGGTACCTTGAAAATAGACTTACTGATCTTGACTTTGCAGTTAGCAGAGGTAAGAAAATATTTCGTGCTTATTTGTTTGAAACTTATGATTGGGAAGAGTTCTATAAAGAATTAAGATTAGGTGAATGGCAAAATACAGAGTTGTCAGCAAAAATTTTATTTGAATCTCATGAAGATCTGATGAAAAAATATAACATACTACATGAAAATGAGTTGCATAACATAATCAAAAGAACGCATGAAAAGTATTTAGATATAGATATTACAGTAACAAGGATGCCAGGATTAAATATAGGAAATGCTGACAGAGAAATTCAAGTGAAGGAATTTATGTTAGAAATTAGTCCAATAAGTGTTGAAGACTTTGTGAAATGTTATAGAGAAAGATATGGAGTCAAAGAAAGTACTATAAAAGCAAATTATCTCGTATTTATAGACAAGTATATATATGAGGATTATATTGATGTCACTTTTGATAATTTGAAAAGAGAAGATATTGAGGCAGTTAAACAAGCGATTAATAGTCAGGATTTTCTTTTTTATAAGGATTTCCTTCATGATTTGAATAGAAATATAAGTTCAGAAAATATTGGTCTCATACTAAAATATTTAAAGTATAAGAAATACATTACTTATCTTTTGGGACCGAAATACCCAACGATTAGAAGTTATTTTGATAAACAATATTATGAAGACAGAGACATTATTGATTTTAATGAGTTAGATAAAAGAATTTGGGAATTGAGTTCTTTTAACTCATGGCTCTATGACAAAATTATTAACCTAGATATGATTGAATTTCAAGATAAAAAATTTATTTCTATAAAAAAATTGAAAGATATAGGTATTAAAAAGTCCGAACTTTTAAATTATAGAAATGAAGCAATCAAAAAAATGAGTGACGGACATGTTTGGTCATTAACCTCATTGATAAATATCATTGATGATTCAACTATTGACAGTTTAGGATTTGAGCCAATATTTTACCGGTCTTTGATTAGAGATGGGAAAAGAGTTCGAACAAATAACGTGGGGAAAAATTATCTATTGCAATTAGATGAAAATCCAACTTTATTAACTATTATTGAAGAAGAAATTTTGAAAAGGAAGTCTATCGATATATACGAATTAACTCAATTACTTAATGAAAAATTTGACTTAAGTTTAACTAAAGGGCACTATACTAGCGCAATTTACAATAGCGGATTGTACTATGATCAAATCATGGAAAAAATATATCTAGATATAAATTATTATTACGAGGAGTTCGAGATATAA